A part of Desulfomicrobium baculatum DSM 4028 genomic DNA contains:
- a CDS encoding type I restriction enzyme HsdR N-terminal domain-containing protein gives MHEVSLNRVITDYLTGLEIMDTTYEDLRQALAKLLVEDRKYPRENIRSKYPLDYAISGEPHSVALDLAVFSPEGDPLLALVFCPGEVGTFVRESVAAARIHLPSPFPLVIVTDSMDLQLVETRTAEVIGTGFNAVPRWGDLPALALEHPCPKPGEDRLDKERRILAAYDGLGGPCCGGECGI, from the coding sequence ATGCATGAAGTCAGCTTGAACCGTGTCATTACGGATTATCTTACCGGCCTGGAGATCATGGATACCACGTACGAGGATCTGCGGCAGGCGTTGGCCAAACTGCTGGTGGAAGACAGGAAGTATCCGCGGGAGAACATCCGCTCAAAATATCCCCTGGATTACGCAATCAGCGGCGAGCCGCACTCGGTTGCGCTCGATCTGGCAGTCTTTTCACCGGAGGGAGACCCTCTTTTGGCGCTTGTTTTTTGCCCTGGAGAGGTTGGAACATTTGTGCGCGAGAGCGTGGCCGCGGCACGAATTCACCTGCCGTCTCCCTTTCCGCTGGTCATCGTCACGGATTCCATGGACTTGCAGCTGGTGGAGACCAGAACTGCAGAGGTGATCGGCACCGGTTTCAATGCGGTGCCGCGGTGGGGTGATTTGCCTGCCCTTGCCCTGGAGCATCCTTGCCCAAAGCCTGGTGAGGATCGGCTGGACAAGGAGCGCAGGATTCTTGCGGCCTATGACGGCCTTGGCGGGCCTTGTTGTGGCGGAGAATGCGGCATCTAG
- a CDS encoding bifunctional heptose 7-phosphate kinase/heptose 1-phosphate adenyltransferase: protein MNLAFNASRMIGSKVLIIGDIMLDQYQKGLVERISPEAPVPVVKITEQVFKIGGAGNVAQNVATLGGCPTLVSMCGKDLYGENLQEICSSLGIESHLIRSVSRETTLKTRIMAQHQQMLRVDRETDRPLDAKEFSTLLETVESRLDSFEIIILSDYGKGVISEEFLRWMKEKKRPDQKIILDPKTCNFPHYDELYCMTPNKKEAAEGAEMAITNREDILKAGKKIMQERNLQSLVITLGAEGMAVFLPGQGVFHLPTTAKKVFDVTGAGDTVIAVIALGLSSGLDLLSSCILANCAAGLVVGQVGAVGITQEVLTETLSSWPSAQQEKWFPLPALG from the coding sequence ATGAATCTGGCGTTCAATGCCTCGCGCATGATCGGCTCCAAGGTGCTTATCATCGGAGACATCATGCTCGACCAGTACCAAAAAGGGCTGGTTGAAAGAATCTCTCCCGAAGCGCCCGTGCCCGTCGTCAAGATCACCGAGCAGGTCTTCAAGATCGGCGGCGCCGGCAATGTGGCCCAAAACGTGGCCACGCTGGGCGGATGCCCGACCCTTGTGAGCATGTGCGGAAAAGACCTTTACGGAGAAAATTTGCAGGAAATCTGCAGCTCCCTCGGCATCGAAAGCCACCTCATCCGTTCCGTTTCACGGGAAACGACCCTGAAGACACGGATCATGGCCCAGCACCAGCAGATGCTGCGCGTGGACAGGGAAACGGACCGCCCCCTTGATGCAAAAGAATTTTCGACCCTTCTGGAGACGGTGGAGAGCAGGCTCGACAGCTTTGAGATCATCATCCTCTCTGACTACGGCAAAGGGGTTATTTCGGAAGAATTTTTACGTTGGATGAAAGAGAAGAAAAGACCGGATCAAAAAATTATCCTGGATCCCAAAACATGCAATTTTCCTCATTACGACGAATTGTATTGCATGACGCCAAACAAGAAAGAAGCCGCAGAAGGCGCTGAAATGGCGATCACAAACCGCGAAGACATCCTCAAAGCGGGTAAGAAGATCATGCAGGAGCGCAACCTGCAAAGCCTGGTCATCACCCTGGGGGCTGAAGGTATGGCGGTATTCCTGCCCGGACAGGGGGTCTTCCACCTGCCGACCACAGCCAAGAAGGTCTTCGACGTGACCGGAGCCGGTGATACCGTCATCGCGGTCATCGCGCTTGGACTCAGCTCCGGGCTCGACCTGCTCAGCTCCTGCATACTGGCCAATTGCGCAGCCGGGCTTGTGGTCGGCCAGGTCGGTGCCGTCGGAATCACCCAGGAGGTGCTCACCGAGACATTGAGTTCCTGGCCTTCGGCGCAGCAGGAAAAATGGTTCCCGCTCCCGGCGCTAGGGTAA
- a CDS encoding ParA family protein: MAQTIVLANQKGGVGKTTTTVNLAASLAAMEQRVLVIDCDPQANASSGLGVDVSNVKKSIYQALFSPAEARTAIVDSDMEFLKILPSTPDLVGAEIELGEEKDREFILRSIVKLLSPEYDYILIDCPPSLGLITINALCAAKWLLVPLQCEYYALEGIAQLMKTYTLVKERLNPELDILGILLTMFDKRNKLSFMVEREVRDHFKELVFTTSIPRNVRLSEAPSHGLPAILYDIRSMGTQSYIALAQELIDKKMGQPQAQEA; this comes from the coding sequence TTGGCGCAGACAATCGTTTTGGCAAATCAGAAGGGAGGGGTGGGCAAAACCACCACCACCGTCAACCTGGCGGCATCATTGGCGGCAATGGAACAGCGGGTGCTCGTTATTGACTGCGATCCGCAAGCCAACGCATCAAGCGGGCTTGGCGTCGACGTCAGTAACGTGAAGAAATCGATCTATCAGGCGCTCTTTTCACCGGCTGAGGCCAGGACGGCCATTGTGGATTCGGACATGGAATTCCTGAAGATTCTGCCCTCCACGCCAGACCTGGTGGGGGCAGAGATCGAACTGGGCGAAGAAAAAGACCGGGAATTCATCCTGCGCAGCATCGTGAAATTGCTGAGCCCGGAATACGATTACATCCTCATCGACTGCCCCCCTTCGCTGGGGCTCATCACCATCAACGCCTTGTGCGCGGCCAAGTGGCTGCTCGTTCCCCTGCAATGCGAATACTACGCCCTGGAAGGGATCGCGCAGCTCATGAAAACCTACACGCTGGTCAAGGAACGGCTGAACCCGGAGCTGGACATTCTGGGTATCCTTCTGACCATGTTCGACAAACGCAACAAGCTCTCATTCATGGTCGAACGCGAGGTGCGCGACCATTTCAAAGAGCTTGTCTTCACAACTTCAATACCGAGAAACGTGCGCCTGTCCGAGGCGCCAAGCCATGGCCTGCCGGCCATACTTTACGATATCAGGTCCATGGGAACCCAGTCGTATATCGCGCTGGCCCAGGAACTGATCGACAAGAAGATGGGTCAACCGCAGGCGCAGGAGGCCTGA
- the coaBC gene encoding bifunctional phosphopantothenoylcysteine decarboxylase/phosphopantothenate--cysteine ligase CoaBC, translating to MIPAHYQFDTFHGKRIHLGITGSIAAYKALDLTRAFLHLHLQVGVTLTESARKFVTELSFKALGADPLYTDMFAAGADFDHLEPSVADAFLVVPATANIIAKMSCGIADDLLSCQLLAYAGPVLVAPAMNPRMWSAPATRHNWSVLGERGITRIEPECGNVACGDTGQGRLAALDEIFIHTLAALSPQDLRGKKIMLTLGPTREYFDKARFWSNPSSGIMGASLAIAAALRGAEVTAITGPVDIALPSLIKRVPVVTARDMFEAATDIFPSQDIGCFTAAVADFRPPSCPTGKYKKNGGPLSLTFDANPDILATLSTAKKSWQQTIGFAAESQDLEHNAALKLRKKNLDLLIANPIDEAGAGFAAATNRVLVMDRHGRQEAWPQLPKTEIAWRIWDWISMNTP from the coding sequence GTGATTCCCGCGCACTACCAGTTTGACACGTTTCACGGGAAACGTATTCACCTTGGAATCACCGGTTCCATTGCAGCGTACAAGGCCCTGGATCTGACCAGGGCCTTTTTGCATTTGCACCTGCAAGTCGGTGTGACCCTGACCGAATCGGCGCGCAAATTCGTAACCGAACTCTCCTTCAAGGCTCTCGGAGCCGACCCGCTCTACACCGACATGTTTGCCGCAGGCGCAGATTTCGACCATCTCGAGCCTTCCGTAGCCGACGCTTTTCTGGTTGTTCCAGCCACTGCGAACATCATCGCAAAAATGTCGTGCGGCATCGCAGACGATCTGCTCAGCTGCCAGCTTCTGGCCTACGCCGGCCCTGTGCTGGTGGCCCCGGCCATGAACCCGCGCATGTGGAGCGCGCCGGCAACCCGGCACAACTGGTCTGTGCTGGGTGAACGCGGCATCACGCGCATTGAACCCGAGTGCGGCAACGTGGCCTGCGGCGACACCGGCCAAGGCAGGCTTGCCGCTTTGGATGAAATCTTCATTCACACTCTGGCCGCGCTTTCTCCACAAGATCTGCGCGGCAAAAAAATCATGCTCACTCTCGGACCCACCCGGGAATACTTCGACAAGGCCCGCTTCTGGTCCAATCCTTCAAGCGGAATAATGGGTGCGAGCCTGGCTATCGCCGCGGCCCTGCGCGGTGCTGAAGTCACCGCCATCACCGGCCCGGTGGATATCGCCCTGCCTTCCTTGATCAAACGCGTCCCAGTGGTCACGGCCCGTGACATGTTTGAAGCCGCCACGGATATTTTCCCATCTCAGGACATCGGCTGCTTCACAGCCGCGGTGGCTGATTTTCGTCCCCCATCCTGCCCCACGGGCAAATACAAAAAAAACGGGGGCCCCCTAAGCCTGACCTTCGATGCAAACCCGGACATCCTTGCGACCTTAAGCACCGCCAAAAAATCTTGGCAACAAACCATTGGTTTTGCTGCCGAATCTCAGGATCTTGAACACAACGCGGCGCTCAAATTGCGCAAAAAAAATCTTGATCTGCTCATCGCCAATCCCATAGACGAAGCCGGTGCCGGCTTTGCCGCAGCCACCAACAGAGTTTTGGTCATGGACCGCCACGGTAGACAAGAAGCTTGGCCGCAACTGCCCAAAACGGAAATCGCCTGGAGGATCTGGGATTGGATCTCAATGAACACACCCTGA
- a CDS encoding FliI/YscN family ATPase, with product MTADLDGTLHLLAGLQPAQAYGKVTKVVGLVAEGRGIKAPLGSVCQLLPDDTGKQVINAEVVGFRDDVMLLMPYGEMRGIRPGSLIRNTSTPPVFPVGNRYLGQAVDAFGQSLDPEKSIFPARYNPLHADPPNPLTRPRITEPLDVGVRAVNGLLTLGKGQRVGIMAGSGVGKSTLMGMFARYTSAEVNVIGLIGERGREVVDFIEKDLGPEGLAKSVLIVATSDQGPLVRMRAAYAATAMAEFFRDEGKDVLLMMDSVTRFAMAAREVGLAAGEPPTTRGYTPTVFSHLPRLLERAGRSSKGSITGIYTVLVEGDDFNEPVADAVRSILDGHIVLTRDLADQGHYPSIDVLKSVSRLAPDVTPAPVIAAGRDLIRMMATFQRVEDMVNIGAYAAGSNPEIDQALNMVHPIRAFLQQSVEERSTLDQAFEDLKKLTGRNLPKSVKPRT from the coding sequence ATGACCGCTGACCTGGACGGCACCCTGCATCTGCTGGCCGGTCTGCAGCCAGCGCAAGCCTACGGCAAGGTGACCAAGGTCGTGGGGCTTGTGGCCGAGGGACGGGGCATCAAGGCCCCGCTCGGCTCTGTCTGCCAGCTTCTGCCTGACGATACCGGCAAACAGGTCATCAACGCCGAGGTGGTCGGTTTTCGCGACGACGTCATGCTACTCATGCCCTATGGCGAAATGCGCGGCATCCGCCCGGGGAGCCTCATCCGCAACACCAGCACCCCGCCTGTTTTCCCGGTCGGCAATCGCTACCTCGGGCAGGCAGTGGACGCCTTCGGGCAGTCCCTTGATCCGGAAAAATCCATTTTTCCGGCCCGCTACAACCCGTTGCACGCCGACCCGCCAAATCCATTGACCAGACCGCGCATCACCGAACCCCTCGACGTCGGGGTCCGAGCAGTCAACGGCCTTTTGACCCTGGGCAAGGGGCAGCGCGTCGGAATCATGGCCGGTTCGGGGGTGGGCAAAAGCACCCTCATGGGCATGTTTGCCCGGTATACGTCGGCCGAGGTCAACGTCATCGGGCTTATTGGCGAACGTGGCCGTGAAGTCGTGGATTTTATCGAAAAAGACCTGGGACCGGAAGGTTTGGCCAAATCCGTGCTCATCGTGGCCACCTCGGACCAGGGCCCGCTGGTGCGAATGCGCGCGGCCTATGCGGCCACGGCCATGGCGGAATTTTTTCGTGACGAGGGTAAAGACGTGCTGCTCATGATGGACTCGGTAACCCGCTTCGCCATGGCGGCCCGCGAGGTCGGCCTTGCGGCCGGCGAACCGCCCACCACCCGGGGATACACGCCGACGGTCTTCTCGCACCTGCCGCGCCTGCTCGAACGCGCCGGGCGCTCGTCCAAAGGGAGCATCACCGGCATTTACACCGTGCTGGTTGAAGGCGACGACTTCAACGAACCCGTGGCCGACGCGGTCCGCTCCATCCTCGACGGTCACATCGTGCTGACGCGAGACCTCGCCGATCAGGGGCACTACCCTTCCATCGACGTGTTAAAAAGCGTCAGCCGACTGGCGCCCGACGTCACCCCAGCGCCCGTCATCGCCGCCGGGCGTGACCTGATCCGCATGATGGCCACCTTTCAGCGGGTCGAGGACATGGTCAACATCGGGGCCTACGCGGCCGGTTCGAATCCGGAAATCGACCAGGCCCTGAACATGGTCCATCCTATCCGCGCCTTCCTGCAGCAGAGCGTCGAAGAACGCTCCACCCTGGATCAGGCTTTTGAGGACCTCAAAAAGCTCACGGGCAGAAATCTTCCCAAATCCGTCAAACCCCGCACTTAA
- a CDS encoding GspE/PulE family protein, whose amino-acid sequence MDNFNTRRILYSLTYLLEVLTAAGEISEAQAKIIMDHAVKNGIDVEGPDGIDDLIRFNIRKPSSEAGHPESRITEDVILKAVAWREGLEFRRVDPFDLDLEVTTKTISESFARMNTLVPIMIRDGELELAVFNPFRPELWQDMERVSDLPYKVFLSTRQDINRLIDDYYQFRTAIQAAQIEFMDSSEIGNLEARVKVSEKSDPESHRHIIKAVDYLLRSALRERASDIHIEPKRDFALIRFRIDGILHDLHRLPMTVHLAMINRLKGMSRLDISEKRRPQDGRVQLVLAGVPTDVRVSTIPVAFGEKMVLRLLSSDSTLKNLEELGMGPDHYATYSTFLNKTYGLILVTGPTGSGKSTTLYSTLKVLANPQVNVVTLEDPIEMVVDDFNQIGVQTKIGVTFGQMLRHILRQDPDIIMIGEMRDLETAEQAMQSALTGHIVFSTLHTNDASAALTRLLDLGLDAYLINAAVIGCIAQRLVRNICLHCKVQYKPDYEEIKALGLDSYIQPEQLLWKGRGCDHCRQTGYYGRTGIFEILPYDTEVKDAIRKNIDLGDLRAMVRKKGVRSLFDDGMARVVQGVTTVEEVLRVAGGSVD is encoded by the coding sequence ATGGATAATTTCAACACCAGGCGAATACTCTACTCTTTAACGTACCTGCTGGAAGTTTTGACCGCTGCGGGCGAGATAAGCGAGGCGCAAGCCAAGATCATCATGGACCACGCCGTCAAGAACGGGATCGATGTGGAAGGGCCGGACGGAATCGACGACCTGATCCGTTTCAACATCCGCAAGCCGTCCAGTGAGGCCGGGCATCCGGAATCGCGCATCACGGAGGATGTCATCCTCAAAGCCGTCGCCTGGCGGGAGGGGCTTGAATTTCGACGGGTCGACCCCTTTGACCTGGATCTGGAGGTGACCACCAAGACCATCTCCGAGAGCTTCGCCCGCATGAATACCCTGGTTCCGATCATGATCCGCGATGGCGAGCTGGAGCTGGCCGTCTTCAATCCTTTCCGCCCGGAGCTGTGGCAGGACATGGAGCGGGTCAGCGATCTGCCCTACAAGGTTTTCCTGAGCACCCGGCAGGACATAAACCGCCTCATTGACGACTATTATCAATTTCGCACCGCCATTCAGGCCGCGCAGATCGAGTTCATGGACTCCAGCGAGATCGGCAATCTCGAAGCGCGGGTCAAGGTCTCGGAAAAATCCGACCCCGAATCCCATCGGCACATCATCAAGGCCGTGGATTATCTGTTGCGCTCGGCCCTGCGTGAGCGCGCCAGCGACATTCACATCGAGCCCAAAAGGGATTTTGCGCTGATCCGATTTCGTATCGACGGCATTCTGCACGACCTGCACCGCCTGCCCATGACCGTGCATCTGGCCATGATAAACCGTTTGAAGGGGATGAGCCGACTCGATATTTCCGAGAAGCGCAGGCCCCAGGACGGACGCGTGCAGCTGGTTTTGGCGGGAGTGCCGACGGACGTGCGCGTTTCGACCATTCCCGTGGCCTTTGGCGAGAAGATGGTGCTGCGGCTCCTTTCCAGCGACAGCACGCTCAAGAATCTCGAAGAGCTGGGCATGGGCCCTGACCATTATGCGACCTACAGCACGTTTCTGAACAAGACGTACGGGCTGATTCTCGTCACCGGCCCCACGGGGAGCGGCAAATCGACCACGCTGTATTCGACCCTGAAGGTGCTGGCCAACCCGCAGGTCAACGTGGTCACGCTCGAAGATCCCATCGAGATGGTGGTGGATGATTTCAATCAGATCGGCGTGCAGACGAAAATCGGGGTGACCTTCGGGCAGATGCTGCGGCACATCCTGCGTCAGGACCCCGACATCATCATGATCGGTGAGATGCGCGACCTGGAGACCGCCGAGCAGGCCATGCAATCGGCCCTGACCGGGCATATCGTCTTCTCGACCCTGCACACCAACGACGCCAGCGCGGCCCTGACCCGCCTGCTCGATCTGGGCCTTGACGCCTATCTCATCAATGCGGCCGTCATCGGCTGCATCGCCCAGCGCCTGGTGCGTAACATCTGTCTGCACTGCAAGGTGCAGTACAAGCCCGATTACGAGGAGATAAAGGCCCTGGGACTGGACAGCTACATCCAGCCGGAACAACTGTTGTGGAAGGGCCGCGGGTGCGACCACTGCCGCCAGACGGGGTATTACGGGCGAACCGGCATCTTTGAGATCCTGCCCTATGACACGGAGGTCAAGGACGCCATCCGCAAGAACATCGACCTGGGCGATCTGCGCGCAATGGTGCGTAAAAAAGGGGTTCGGTCCCTGTTTGACGACGGCATGGCCAGGGTCGTGCAAGGTGTGACCACGGTGGAAGAGGTTCTGCGCGTGGCAGGAGGTTCCGTCGATTAA
- the rfaE2 gene encoding D-glycero-beta-D-manno-heptose 1-phosphate adenylyltransferase, whose product MNTEQKITSPEQIERPGDGGKVVFTNGCFDIIHPGHVDYLERARSMGACLVVGLNSDASVRRLKGALRPINDQQSRARVLAALACVDFVILFEEDTPLELIKKVRPDVLVKGGDWSVDRIVGRDVVEAAGGTVCSIPLLTGYSTTGTVERIVAMHGSVGNG is encoded by the coding sequence ATGAATACCGAGCAAAAAATTACATCACCCGAGCAAATTGAAAGACCCGGCGACGGCGGCAAGGTCGTCTTCACCAACGGATGCTTCGACATCATCCATCCGGGCCATGTGGATTATCTGGAACGGGCCAGGAGCATGGGCGCCTGTCTGGTCGTCGGCCTCAACAGCGACGCTTCTGTCAGGCGGCTGAAGGGCGCGTTGCGGCCAATCAACGACCAGCAGAGCAGGGCGCGGGTCCTGGCGGCCCTGGCCTGCGTGGATTTCGTCATACTTTTTGAAGAGGATACGCCTCTTGAACTCATCAAGAAAGTCCGACCCGACGTGCTGGTCAAAGGCGGGGACTGGAGCGTGGACCGGATAGTCGGCAGGGATGTGGTGGAAGCGGCGGGAGGGACGGTCTGTTCCATTCCGTTGCTGACCGGATATTCGACCACGGGAACAGTGGAACGCATTGTGGCCATGCACGGGAGCGTGGGAAATGGATAA
- a CDS encoding FliH/SctL family protein, which yields MSDNAPLSCRVIYGLHSRDGVGLNRPPALTWNTETEDHYMEQVRQRAQQMAKEILARALAEAEQIRARAEAEGFAAGQSKANALAQAETAKVCSFMDTMQAALVTEKERIYAEHKQSLFQILRLAFEKTLGVMLDEQREQVLGTLFEEAVSQLQTRTCITVHVCREDLDLAKSLADQTREKHSDLPEIRICASAELAPGGVRIESGDGLVDNSITARFEQVRAILAGYVENS from the coding sequence TTGTCTGATAACGCGCCACTCTCCTGCAGGGTCATTTATGGCCTGCACAGCCGCGACGGCGTCGGTCTGAACCGCCCACCCGCCCTGACCTGGAACACGGAGACCGAGGACCACTATATGGAACAGGTACGCCAGCGCGCCCAGCAAATGGCCAAGGAAATTCTGGCCCGAGCTCTGGCCGAAGCCGAGCAAATCCGCGCCCGCGCCGAGGCCGAAGGCTTCGCCGCCGGGCAAAGCAAAGCCAACGCCCTGGCGCAGGCGGAAACCGCGAAAGTCTGCTCCTTCATGGACACGATGCAGGCCGCGCTGGTCACTGAAAAGGAGCGCATCTACGCCGAGCACAAACAAAGCCTTTTTCAGATTCTGCGCCTGGCATTTGAAAAAACCCTGGGTGTTATGCTCGACGAACAGCGCGAACAGGTCCTTGGCACCCTCTTCGAGGAAGCCGTTTCGCAGCTGCAGACCAGAACCTGCATCACCGTGCATGTCTGCCGCGAGGACCTTGATCTGGCCAAATCCCTGGCCGACCAGACGCGGGAGAAACACTCCGATCTCCCGGAAATTCGCATCTGCGCCAGTGCTGAACTCGCACCGGGCGGAGTCCGCATCGAAAGCGGCGACGGTCTGGTGGATAATTCCATTACCGCCCGCTTTGAACAGGTCCGCGCCATTCTCGCTGGATACGTGGAAAACTCATGA
- a CDS encoding ParB/RepB/Spo0J family partition protein, protein MTMKKRGLGRGLDVLIKSRNVEPEHEAEIVALDINALEPNIHQPRHHFDQAALEELAASIKSQGLIQPVLVRPLPTPGRFELVAGERRWRACRMAGLETIDCIVRRMDDSESMAIALIENLQREDLNPIEEARALGQIKEHFKITQEELADKIGKSRPAVTNSLRLLKLPEKVQLMLEANTLSAGHARALLGLDDPEGIAMLAEQIVHKNLNVRDTEELVKKIKQKKMEPEEKPRPGKPVVEDIAGVIKSLAGTFTVKHSGTPKKGKIVFSYATSEEREKIASFLERMAKEQEI, encoded by the coding sequence ATGACCATGAAAAAACGCGGGCTTGGACGCGGGCTTGATGTACTCATCAAAAGCCGCAATGTCGAACCCGAACACGAAGCAGAAATAGTGGCGCTGGACATAAATGCCCTTGAGCCCAACATCCATCAGCCGCGCCACCACTTCGACCAGGCAGCGCTGGAAGAACTCGCAGCCTCCATCAAGTCCCAGGGCCTGATCCAGCCGGTGCTGGTCAGACCGCTGCCGACTCCGGGTCGATTCGAGCTCGTGGCCGGAGAAAGACGTTGGCGGGCCTGCCGAATGGCCGGGCTTGAGACCATCGACTGTATTGTCCGCCGCATGGACGACTCCGAAAGCATGGCCATCGCGCTGATCGAAAATCTGCAGCGCGAAGACCTCAATCCCATTGAAGAAGCGCGAGCCCTGGGCCAGATCAAGGAGCATTTCAAGATCACCCAGGAAGAACTGGCCGACAAAATCGGCAAAAGCAGGCCTGCGGTGACCAACAGCCTGCGACTCCTGAAGCTGCCGGAAAAAGTACAGCTCATGCTGGAGGCCAATACCCTTTCGGCCGGCCACGCCAGGGCGCTGCTGGGCCTTGATGATCCCGAGGGCATCGCCATGCTGGCCGAACAGATCGTGCACAAGAATCTGAACGTGCGCGACACCGAAGAGCTGGTCAAAAAAATCAAACAGAAAAAGATGGAACCCGAGGAAAAACCGCGACCTGGCAAACCCGTGGTCGAGGACATCGCCGGCGTGATCAAGTCCCTGGCCGGGACATTCACCGTCAAGCACTCAGGAACACCGAAAAAAGGAAAAATCGTGTTCAGTTATGCAACCAGCGAGGAGAGGGAAAAAATAGCGTCCTTTCTTGAACGCATGGCAAAGGAGCAGGAAATATGA
- a CDS encoding NAD-dependent epimerase: protein MKILITGAAGFIGFHLARRFLATGTSVFGLDNLNDYYSVELKKDRLKLLQQDANFHFEPIDLADGAALDAYFKANKFTHVVNLAAQAGVRYSLLNPKSYIDSNIVGFANLLECCRHNDTKHLVYASSSSVYGLNTSMPFSVHDNVDHPVSLYAASKKSNELMAHTYSYLYKLPTTGLRFFTVYGPWGRPDMALYLFTKAICENKPINVFNHGKMRRDFTYIDDIVEGVFRIVSHVPTGNPDWDGKNPDPSTSPAPYKLYNIGNNNTVELEQFITVLENALGRKAVRNYMDIQPGDVPATYANIDDLIKEVGFKPSTSIEEGIEKFIAWYKDYYRP from the coding sequence ATGAAAATTCTTATCACTGGTGCGGCGGGATTTATCGGTTTTCACCTCGCGAGGCGCTTTCTCGCCACCGGAACCTCCGTATTCGGCCTCGACAATCTCAATGATTACTACTCGGTTGAATTGAAAAAAGACCGTCTGAAGCTGCTGCAGCAGGACGCGAATTTTCATTTCGAACCCATCGATCTGGCCGATGGCGCCGCGCTGGATGCCTATTTCAAGGCCAATAAATTCACTCACGTTGTCAATCTCGCGGCCCAGGCGGGGGTCCGCTACTCACTCTTGAATCCTAAATCCTACATTGATTCCAACATAGTAGGCTTTGCCAACCTTCTGGAATGCTGCCGCCACAACGACACGAAGCATCTGGTTTACGCATCGTCGAGTTCTGTCTACGGACTGAACACATCCATGCCCTTTTCGGTTCACGATAATGTGGACCACCCGGTGAGCCTGTACGCCGCCAGCAAAAAATCAAACGAACTCATGGCGCACACATATTCGTATCTGTACAAGCTGCCCACAACGGGCCTGCGCTTCTTTACGGTTTACGGCCCCTGGGGCCGCCCCGACATGGCCCTCTACCTCTTTACCAAAGCCATCTGCGAAAATAAGCCGATCAATGTCTTCAATCATGGCAAAATGCGCCGGGACTTCACCTACATCGACGACATCGTCGAGGGAGTGTTCCGCATTGTGAGCCATGTGCCCACCGGCAACCCGGACTGGGACGGCAAGAATCCCGATCCGAGCACGTCTCCTGCGCCCTACAAGCTCTACAATATCGGCAACAACAACACTGTCGAGCTTGAACAGTTCATCACCGTGCTCGAAAACGCCCTTGGCCGGAAAGCCGTGCGGAACTACATGGATATTCAGCCCGGCGACGTGCCGGCGACCTATGCCAACATCGACGACTTGATCAAAGAAGTGGGATTCAAGCCCTCCACAAGCATTGAGGAAGGAATCGAAAAGTTCATCGCCTGGTACAAAGATTATTACCGTCCATAG